In a genomic window of Dyadobacter fermentans DSM 18053:
- a CDS encoding outer membrane protein assembly factor BamB family protein, producing the protein MLKPLLWCVGSLAMVLSGAQIPSDQTDKKKNGTADDRKREWAEYLGGPDRNHYSPLTQINKDNVKNLKIAWTYAMPDSGQTQVNPIIVDGVLYGVTSTVQAFALDAATGKQRWIFGDKSKNGSNTSRGLTYWEDGDDKRILHAMGAHLYALDARTGKVIESFGENGRIDLHTGLPEIAKNKYMVSNTPGTIFEDLIIMPLRLSEDSDAAPGDLRAFNVRTGKLVWTFHTIPYPGEFGYETFPPDAYKNTFTGAANNWAGTAIDRQRGILYVPTGSAGYDFYGGKRKGANLFSNCLLALDARTGKRLWHYQTMHHDLWDRDLPAPPNLITVTQTGPDGKPKKIDAVAQVSKQGYVFIFDRVTGKPLFPIKEVAAPKTALPGEHPWPTQPVPAKPASFARQAHTLTENDISMHAPDRDSLQIKFRGYQKALFAAPSKEGTVILPGFDGGAEWGGAAADPDEGILYVNSNEMAWILTMKDTPKASELSNLSPGEKVYTTYCVTCHGPQRKGNAKSGYPSLVDIGTRRDKAFVNQLITTGKGMMPGFTMLTAAEKQALVSFLFGDEKVEAVSETPASKKVYLPYQSTGYNKFLDANGLPAISPPWGTLNAIDLNSGKFLWKIPFGEVESLKAKGVPTTGTENYGGPVVTASGLLFIAATKDGKFRVFDKKTGKLLWETQLPAAGFATPATYEVNGKQYVVIACGGTKLGTKKGNQYVAFALE; encoded by the coding sequence ATGTTAAAACCCCTATTATGGTGCGTTGGCAGCCTCGCAATGGTATTGTCAGGCGCTCAAATTCCTTCTGACCAAACCGACAAAAAGAAAAACGGCACCGCAGACGACCGTAAGCGGGAATGGGCGGAATACCTCGGCGGCCCCGACCGTAACCATTACTCGCCATTGACGCAGATTAACAAGGATAATGTCAAAAACCTGAAAATCGCGTGGACCTACGCCATGCCTGACTCGGGTCAAACGCAGGTAAATCCTATCATCGTCGACGGCGTGCTGTATGGCGTCACCTCCACGGTGCAGGCATTTGCGCTCGATGCCGCCACAGGGAAACAGCGGTGGATTTTTGGGGATAAATCCAAAAACGGCTCCAATACGAGCCGCGGACTTACCTACTGGGAAGATGGCGACGACAAACGCATCCTGCACGCAATGGGCGCACACCTGTACGCGCTCGATGCCCGCACGGGAAAAGTAATCGAAAGCTTTGGTGAAAACGGGCGGATCGACCTCCACACCGGCCTGCCCGAAATAGCGAAAAACAAATACATGGTTTCCAACACGCCGGGGACCATTTTCGAAGACCTGATCATCATGCCGTTGCGTCTATCCGAGGATTCGGACGCAGCTCCCGGAGACCTGCGGGCGTTTAATGTGCGGACGGGCAAGCTGGTGTGGACGTTCCATACCATTCCCTACCCCGGCGAATTCGGTTACGAAACCTTCCCGCCGGATGCTTATAAAAACACATTCACCGGCGCGGCCAATAACTGGGCAGGCACGGCCATCGACCGCCAGCGCGGCATTCTGTACGTCCCGACGGGCTCGGCAGGTTATGATTTTTACGGCGGAAAACGCAAAGGCGCCAATCTATTTTCCAACTGCCTGCTCGCACTCGATGCCCGCACGGGCAAGCGCCTATGGCATTACCAAACCATGCACCACGACCTTTGGGACCGCGACCTTCCCGCGCCGCCGAACCTCATTACCGTTACCCAAACCGGCCCCGACGGCAAGCCGAAGAAGATCGACGCGGTGGCGCAGGTGAGCAAGCAGGGCTATGTATTTATTTTCGACCGCGTTACGGGCAAGCCTTTGTTTCCAATTAAGGAAGTAGCTGCTCCCAAAACCGCATTGCCCGGTGAACACCCCTGGCCTACCCAGCCGGTGCCCGCGAAGCCCGCCTCGTTCGCACGCCAGGCGCACACCCTCACGGAGAACGACATCAGCATGCACGCCCCCGACCGCGATTCGTTGCAAATCAAATTCCGGGGCTATCAAAAAGCGCTTTTTGCGGCGCCCAGCAAGGAAGGCACGGTAATCCTGCCCGGCTTCGACGGCGGTGCCGAATGGGGCGGTGCAGCAGCCGATCCTGACGAAGGCATTTTGTACGTCAACAGCAACGAAATGGCCTGGATACTCACCATGAAAGACACGCCGAAAGCCAGCGAACTGTCCAACCTGTCGCCGGGCGAAAAAGTGTACACGACCTATTGCGTAACCTGCCATGGACCGCAGCGGAAAGGCAATGCCAAAAGCGGCTATCCGTCGCTCGTCGACATAGGCACCCGCAGGGACAAGGCTTTTGTGAACCAGCTCATCACGACCGGAAAAGGCATGATGCCCGGCTTCACCATGCTGACGGCCGCCGAAAAGCAGGCGCTCGTATCATTCCTGTTCGGGGATGAAAAAGTGGAGGCGGTTTCGGAAACGCCGGCTTCCAAAAAAGTTTACCTGCCCTATCAAAGCACCGGGTACAATAAATTCCTTGATGCCAACGGCCTGCCGGCCATTTCGCCGCCCTGGGGCACACTGAATGCGATAGACTTGAATTCGGGCAAATTTCTCTGGAAAATACCTTTCGGGGAAGTGGAATCACTCAAAGCAAAGGGCGTTCCCACCACCGGCACGGAGAATTACGGCGGCCCCGTGGTAACCGCAAGCGGATTGCTGTTCATTGCGGCCACGAAGGACGGCAAGTTCAGGGTGTTTGATAAAAAAACCGGCAAATTGCTGTGGGAAACGCAATTGCCGGCTGCCGGGTTTGCTACGCCCGCTACTTATGAGGTGAATGGCAAGCAATATGTGGTGATAGCCTGCGGCGGTACCAAGCTGGGCACGAAAAAAGGAAACCAGTATGTAGCATTCGCATTGGAATAA
- a CDS encoding sialate O-acetylesterase: protein MKRILLLLLLACTSSAFAQVKFARLFSDHVVLQRQKPIPVWGWGKPSEKVKVTLAGQTVEAKADPTGKWQVSFKALEAGGPHTLQAAAKSGNAAVNDVLIGEVWLCSGQSNMEWPVSAAKNYEEERKNADFPQIRHFRVDHLVTLQPEQDLKAGEWKIANAETVGGFTAVGFFFAREIHQKLNVPIGILHSSWGGSQIEGWISKEAMLGNDELRSYAQNLPKTWEEADAVMDKKLKKQLFKNASYDPTREDEQKYIAPDVDLTTWQKTADGVGQWDWKGLMGFRGRGYMAKEVTIPADWVSKQTTLSLAENDGPVEVYINGKPVHEGAAKGPRKIQLPANTWKDGRNIITIKTGNMVSAAWFGPGLMGSAGELYVEESNRKISIAKDWYLMPAFAEKHEYAHLMNNVGTTIYNAMIVPLLPFGIRGTLWYQGESNAGRAYQYRQSFPLMINDWRKLWNDDFSFYWVQLSSFGTDRDSNKGSNWAELREAQNLTLSLPKTGMAVTTDVGNPNDIHPTNKQDVAHRLATQALKNDYGQNMPYASPMYEGMQVDGSKAIISFKNAENGLTIKDRYGYLKGFEIAGDDKVFHYAKGEIQGNKVVISSPNVSKPAAVRYGWSDAPEDANLFSTDGFPASPFRTDSWPGITVNARFE from the coding sequence ATGAAACGAATCCTGTTACTGCTGCTCCTCGCGTGCACTTCTTCCGCATTTGCGCAAGTCAAATTCGCCCGGCTGTTCTCCGACCATGTCGTGCTGCAACGCCAAAAACCGATTCCCGTGTGGGGATGGGGCAAACCCAGTGAAAAAGTGAAAGTAACCCTGGCAGGGCAAACGGTGGAGGCAAAAGCCGATCCCACAGGCAAATGGCAGGTGAGTTTCAAGGCACTGGAAGCGGGCGGACCGCATACTTTGCAGGCAGCCGCCAAATCGGGCAATGCTGCCGTGAACGACGTGCTGATCGGCGAAGTGTGGCTTTGCTCCGGGCAGTCGAACATGGAATGGCCGGTATCGGCAGCTAAAAATTACGAGGAAGAGCGGAAAAATGCCGATTTCCCGCAAATCCGCCACTTCCGCGTCGACCACCTGGTGACGCTCCAACCCGAGCAGGACCTGAAAGCCGGAGAATGGAAGATCGCCAATGCCGAAACGGTGGGCGGATTCACGGCGGTAGGCTTCTTTTTTGCCCGCGAAATTCACCAAAAACTGAATGTGCCGATCGGCATCCTGCATTCGTCGTGGGGCGGCTCGCAAATCGAAGGCTGGATCAGCAAGGAAGCAATGCTGGGCAACGACGAGCTCCGCAGTTACGCACAGAATTTGCCCAAAACATGGGAGGAAGCGGACGCGGTAATGGACAAAAAACTCAAAAAGCAGCTTTTCAAAAACGCCTCGTACGACCCCACGCGTGAGGACGAACAGAAATATATTGCCCCGGATGTGGATTTGACCACCTGGCAAAAAACCGCCGACGGCGTCGGCCAATGGGATTGGAAAGGTCTGATGGGCTTCCGCGGCAGAGGTTACATGGCAAAAGAAGTGACCATACCCGCAGACTGGGTATCAAAGCAGACGACGCTTTCGCTCGCTGAGAACGACGGGCCCGTTGAGGTGTATATCAATGGCAAACCCGTGCACGAAGGCGCTGCCAAAGGCCCCCGCAAGATCCAGCTGCCCGCCAACACGTGGAAGGACGGCAGGAATATCATCACCATTAAAACCGGCAATATGGTAAGCGCAGCGTGGTTCGGGCCGGGACTGATGGGCTCCGCCGGCGAGTTGTATGTGGAAGAAAGCAACCGCAAAATCAGCATTGCCAAAGATTGGTACCTCATGCCGGCTTTCGCCGAAAAGCACGAGTATGCGCATTTGATGAACAATGTAGGCACCACGATTTACAACGCGATGATCGTCCCGCTGCTGCCGTTCGGCATTCGCGGAACGCTGTGGTATCAGGGCGAGAGCAACGCGGGCCGTGCCTACCAGTACCGGCAGTCGTTCCCGCTCATGATCAACGACTGGCGCAAGCTTTGGAACGACGACTTCTCGTTCTACTGGGTGCAGCTATCCAGCTTCGGAACCGATCGCGATAGTAACAAGGGCAGCAACTGGGCCGAGCTGCGCGAAGCGCAAAACCTCACATTAAGCCTCCCTAAAACAGGCATGGCCGTTACCACCGACGTAGGTAACCCGAACGACATTCACCCGACCAACAAACAGGACGTGGCGCATCGCCTCGCTACCCAGGCGTTGAAAAACGATTACGGCCAGAACATGCCTTACGCCTCCCCGATGTACGAAGGAATGCAGGTTGACGGCAGCAAGGCCATTATTTCATTCAAAAACGCAGAAAACGGGTTGACGATCAAAGACCGCTACGGCTACCTCAAAGGGTTCGAGATTGCCGGCGACGATAAAGTATTTCACTATGCCAAAGGGGAAATCCAGGGCAACAAGGTCGTCATTTCAAGCCCCAACGTGAGCAAACCGGCTGCGGTGCGTTACGGCTGGTCCGATGCGCCCGAAGATGCGAACCTGTTCAGTACCGACGGTTTCCCGGCAAGCCCGTTCAGGACCGACTCCTGGCCTGGCATCACCGTGAACGCCCGTTTCGAATAA
- a CDS encoding glycosyltransferase has product MISIVICSADPTELSKVSENIRHTVGVPHEIIAIDNRRASRGICDVYNEGANMAKFDLVCFMHEDIEIRTENWGSVISEIFGRDPQIGIVGVAGGGYKSLAPAGWYQLEFHSEERSYQNVLQGYKYNEKKELHAYHNPRNERLSRVVCVDGLWFCTRRDIALRFPFDGKVLTGFHGYDLDFCLNVFPHYKIMVTYDVLMKHASEGNFNKQWLDHILKLHKKWSYALPLTTSVMRGNEMYDIEKRSFKVLIEQMMRWKYSYWQIQTMLWHSAKTQQMPTKVVFKGFLHLLKLYLHILPFPDEQRT; this is encoded by the coding sequence ATGATTTCCATCGTTATCTGCTCGGCCGATCCGACCGAGTTATCCAAAGTATCAGAAAATATCCGCCATACTGTGGGCGTCCCCCACGAAATAATCGCGATCGACAACCGCAGGGCAAGCCGGGGGATTTGCGACGTCTATAATGAAGGAGCGAATATGGCCAAATTCGACCTCGTGTGCTTCATGCACGAGGACATCGAAATACGGACCGAAAACTGGGGAAGCGTCATTTCAGAAATCTTCGGGCGCGACCCGCAAATCGGCATTGTGGGAGTGGCCGGGGGCGGTTATAAGTCGCTGGCACCGGCTGGTTGGTACCAGCTGGAATTTCATTCGGAAGAAAGGTCCTACCAGAACGTCCTGCAAGGTTATAAGTACAATGAAAAGAAGGAACTGCATGCCTATCACAACCCGCGGAACGAGCGCCTCAGCCGGGTCGTGTGCGTGGATGGCCTCTGGTTTTGTACCCGTCGTGATATTGCGCTCCGCTTTCCGTTCGACGGCAAGGTGCTCACCGGCTTTCACGGATACGACCTCGACTTCTGCCTCAATGTATTTCCGCATTATAAGATCATGGTCACCTACGACGTGCTGATGAAACACGCCTCAGAAGGCAATTTCAATAAGCAATGGCTGGACCATATCCTGAAACTGCACAAAAAATGGAGCTATGCGCTGCCGCTGACCACTTCCGTGATGCGCGGAAATGAAATGTACGATATCGAGAAGCGGTCATTTAAAGTACTTATCGAGCAGATGATGCGCTGGAAATACAGCTATTGGCAAATCCAGACAATGCTCTGGCACAGCGCCAAAACGCAGCAAATGCCCACCAAAGTGGTCTTTAAAGGTTTTCTTCACCTTTTAAAGTTATATCTACATATTCTTCCGTTTCCGGACGAGCAAAGAACCTAG
- a CDS encoding glycosyltransferase family 2 protein yields the protein MNNQPESDIPSTPYPLVSIALCVYNGEKYLGEQLDSLVNQTYPNIEIVVVDDGSRDRSREILRSYAEQYPVFRIFENEANLGYVKNFEKAISLCEGEYIALCDQDDIWDLEKISKQVAGIGDNLLIYHDSAFMDEQGRQMTWKRKMSEIIHLYRGDDPKVFLYFNCVSGHSILFKRDLRDDFLPFNPDHFHDHWIAYVAANLGSIEVINETLVRYRQHTTASTDILNKRKKIRKNYHENRDIKKLKRDLAWVQQCASFHKNRDQPFLDRLRSLFEERLESFFSFEYAGIIRDNYEQLYFIPVYKKSSKFSFVYRQIWGLRAKLLWARFFARPETEEYVDITLKGEENL from the coding sequence GTGAACAACCAACCCGAATCTGATATTCCCAGCACACCCTACCCGCTCGTTTCGATCGCATTGTGTGTTTACAATGGCGAAAAGTACCTTGGCGAACAGCTCGATTCGCTCGTAAACCAGACTTACCCGAACATCGAGATTGTGGTGGTGGACGACGGCAGCCGCGACCGCTCGCGCGAAATCCTCCGCAGCTACGCGGAGCAATACCCGGTTTTCAGGATTTTTGAAAACGAGGCGAACCTGGGTTATGTGAAGAATTTCGAGAAGGCGATCAGCCTGTGCGAGGGCGAGTATATTGCGCTATGCGACCAGGACGACATCTGGGACCTCGAAAAGATCAGCAAACAGGTAGCGGGAATCGGCGATAACCTGCTCATTTACCACGATTCGGCATTTATGGACGAGCAGGGCCGGCAAATGACCTGGAAACGGAAAATGTCGGAGATCATTCACCTCTACCGCGGCGATGATCCGAAGGTTTTTCTGTATTTCAATTGCGTATCCGGCCATAGCATTCTCTTCAAGCGCGACCTGCGTGATGATTTTCTGCCGTTTAACCCCGACCATTTCCACGATCACTGGATCGCCTACGTGGCGGCCAACCTCGGCAGCATTGAAGTGATCAACGAAACGCTCGTACGGTACCGCCAGCATACCACGGCTTCGACGGACATTCTCAACAAGCGGAAAAAGATCCGGAAAAACTACCATGAAAACCGCGACATCAAGAAGCTCAAACGGGACCTTGCATGGGTGCAGCAGTGCGCTTCGTTCCACAAGAACCGCGACCAGCCATTCCTCGACCGGCTCCGTTCGCTGTTCGAAGAGCGCCTCGAATCGTTCTTTTCATTTGAATATGCGGGCATTATCCGCGACAATTACGAGCAGCTGTATTTCATTCCCGTTTATAAAAAATCCAGCAAGTTCAGCTTCGTTTACCGCCAAATCTGGGGTTTGCGTGCCAAATTGCTCTGGGCTAGGTTCTTTGCTCGTCCGGAAACGGAAGAATATGTAGATATAACTTTAAAAGGTGAAGAAAACCTTTAA
- a CDS encoding glycosyltransferase family 2 protein — protein sequence MENPPLISIALCTYNGSAFLREQLDSILAQRYAHWELVVVDDGSTDPTRAILEEYAGSDARISLHYNRQNLGYNKNFEKALGLCQSDLIAICDQDDIWHPEKLEKQVQLIGNHTLVYHDSEFVNAEGRSMNRRISDKLNFYRGNAPEVFLFLNCVSGHSILLKKEVLQKSLPFPGNFHYDQWLAFNAACLGSIDFVPETLVKYRQHATNNTDILALKKVAKSADQKAAALEQESNWLHLCARQCTGQAHGLINALYNQSIRRNDRFFDPAFGILVWKHRDTLLRLLKKSDTSKFFYALRKAWGVKAKMTGK from the coding sequence ATGGAAAACCCGCCGCTGATATCCATTGCCCTGTGCACGTATAATGGCAGCGCATTTCTCCGGGAGCAGCTGGATTCCATCCTGGCGCAGCGGTATGCCCATTGGGAACTGGTGGTGGTGGACGATGGCTCCACCGATCCCACACGCGCCATTCTGGAAGAATATGCGGGAAGCGATGCGCGCATCAGCCTGCATTATAACCGGCAAAACCTCGGTTATAACAAAAACTTCGAAAAGGCGCTGGGCCTTTGCCAAAGTGACCTCATCGCCATTTGCGACCAGGACGATATCTGGCATCCCGAAAAGCTGGAAAAACAGGTGCAGCTCATCGGCAACCACACGCTGGTGTACCACGATTCCGAGTTTGTAAATGCCGAAGGCCGCTCCATGAACCGCCGCATTTCGGACAAGCTGAATTTCTACCGCGGCAATGCGCCCGAAGTGTTCCTGTTTTTGAACTGCGTTTCCGGCCACAGTATTTTGTTAAAAAAAGAGGTATTGCAAAAATCGCTGCCGTTCCCGGGTAACTTCCATTACGACCAGTGGCTTGCATTCAACGCCGCCTGCCTGGGCAGTATCGATTTTGTGCCGGAAACATTGGTAAAATACCGCCAGCATGCGACCAACAATACCGATATCCTCGCCTTGAAAAAGGTAGCGAAAAGCGCGGACCAGAAAGCAGCGGCATTGGAACAGGAAAGCAACTGGCTCCACCTTTGCGCACGGCAATGCACAGGTCAGGCGCACGGGCTGATCAATGCATTATACAACCAGAGCATCCGGCGCAACGACCGCTTTTTCGACCCGGCGTTTGGAATACTCGTGTGGAAACACCGCGATACCTTGCTGCGGCTGCTGAAAAAGTCGGATACCAGCAAGTTTTTTTACGCGCTCCGAAAGGCATGGGGCGTGAAAGCTAAAATGACAGGAAAGTGA
- a CDS encoding ABC transporter ATP-binding protein produces MKTYLRLLSFAQPIARFAVPYIICTLLGVVFNTLNLALLAPLLNTLFLNQGGELDPRPENGWLDPTGMLNYYAQQANLHFGPHGALQIVCAVIVGSVLLSNVFKYFSQRIMENLRIHTLLNLRKQVFDNVMNLHVGYFSNQRKGDIISKIASDVGVVQFSVTSTLQVVFKEPMQLLAYVFMLFATSAKLTFFAILVIPVSAFLISKIVKRLKEQAALAQHYFGLMISYLDEALTGIKIIKAFNATEDIKSKFHSENIRYSDLGRKMAKRQQLSSPVSEFLGVTMVAIIVLYGGSLIIDNNSDLDVSKFVAYIGIFSQVMRPAKALTDSFSTIHAGIAAGERVLELIDEKPEIQDAPDAIEMRNFNESIRLENVSFSYPARPVLQSINVTIPKGKTVALVGPSGGGKSTLMDLLPRFIDTAEGRVLIDGVDVRHIKQESLWSMFGLVNQESMLFNDTIFQNIAFGSPDATMEQVEAAARIANAHEFIMGTEHGYYSNIGDRGMKLSGGQKQRICIARAVLKNPPIMLLDEATSALDTESEKLVQEALNNLMKNRTSLVIAHRLSTIQNADTILVLEEGKIIEQGSHAELIARDGLYKRLIDMQQFTDV; encoded by the coding sequence ATGAAAACGTACCTCAGATTATTATCTTTTGCACAACCGATTGCCCGTTTCGCTGTCCCATACATTATTTGTACTCTGTTGGGTGTCGTATTCAATACATTGAACCTGGCCCTGCTGGCGCCACTCCTGAATACGCTTTTCCTTAACCAGGGCGGAGAGCTGGACCCCAGGCCTGAAAACGGCTGGCTCGATCCAACCGGCATGCTCAACTACTACGCGCAGCAGGCCAACCTCCATTTCGGCCCGCATGGTGCATTGCAGATCGTGTGCGCCGTGATCGTCGGCTCGGTGCTGCTTTCGAATGTCTTCAAATATTTCTCCCAGCGGATCATGGAAAACCTCCGCATTCACACGTTGCTCAACCTGCGCAAGCAAGTGTTCGATAATGTGATGAACCTGCACGTGGGCTATTTCAGCAACCAGCGCAAAGGGGATATTATCTCAAAGATCGCCTCCGACGTGGGTGTCGTACAGTTCTCGGTCACCAGCACTTTGCAGGTCGTTTTTAAAGAACCTATGCAGTTGCTGGCTTACGTGTTCATGCTTTTCGCTACCTCGGCCAAACTCACGTTTTTTGCCATCCTGGTCATACCCGTTTCCGCATTCCTTATCTCAAAAATCGTAAAAAGGCTGAAAGAGCAGGCCGCATTGGCGCAGCATTACTTCGGCCTCATGATCAGCTACCTCGACGAGGCGCTTACGGGCATCAAGATCATCAAGGCGTTTAATGCGACCGAAGATATCAAAAGCAAATTCCACTCGGAAAATATCCGCTATTCCGACCTCGGAAGGAAAATGGCCAAACGCCAGCAGCTCAGCTCGCCCGTTTCCGAATTTCTCGGCGTAACGATGGTCGCAATTATCGTTTTGTACGGCGGCTCGCTCATTATCGACAACAATTCGGACCTCGATGTATCCAAATTTGTGGCCTACATTGGTATTTTCTCCCAGGTAATGCGCCCTGCGAAAGCATTGACGGATTCATTCAGCACCATTCACGCGGGTATAGCAGCCGGTGAACGCGTACTCGAACTGATCGACGAAAAGCCGGAGATCCAGGACGCACCGGACGCGATCGAAATGCGGAACTTCAACGAGTCGATCCGGCTGGAAAACGTTTCGTTCTCCTACCCTGCACGGCCGGTCCTGCAATCGATTAATGTAACCATTCCAAAAGGCAAAACGGTGGCGCTCGTGGGGCCTTCGGGCGGGGGAAAATCGACTCTGATGGACCTCCTGCCGCGGTTTATCGACACGGCGGAAGGCCGCGTGCTGATAGACGGCGTGGATGTGCGGCATATCAAACAAGAATCGCTGTGGTCGATGTTCGGGCTGGTGAACCAGGAATCGATGCTTTTCAATGATACCATATTCCAGAACATCGCTTTCGGAAGTCCGGATGCGACCATGGAACAGGTGGAAGCCGCAGCCCGCATTGCCAATGCACACGAATTTATCATGGGCACCGAGCATGGCTATTACAGCAACATCGGCGACCGGGGTATGAAACTCTCTGGCGGACAAAAACAGCGTATCTGCATCGCCAGGGCCGTTTTGAAAAACCCGCCGATCATGCTCCTCGACGAAGCGACCTCAGCACTGGACACCGAATCGGAAAAATTGGTGCAGGAAGCATTGAACAACCTGATGAAAAACCGGACGTCGCTCGTGATCGCACACCGCCTGAGCACGATACAGAATGCGGACACGATATTGGTGCTGGAAGAGGGCAAGATCATCGAACAGGGCAGCCATGCGGAGCTTATCGCGCGCGACGGCCTGTACAAGCGCCTGATCGATATGCAGCAATTCACCGATGTGTAA
- a CDS encoding putative sensor domain DACNV-containing protein, whose amino-acid sequence MITNPDILPIDTGDSVPATTTYKAARSVAGLVASHFERHHEAVSKYYEQELAPRPDPRIIEAIIDTTFWASLRREEGRSPTVSIAYLPPEAAEHPLIFAERLTLTANTLTKLAPAVERSGIHLGVWEVDGELRIWGTTRVIPGLCFVLEVIEPGMLVVKHRRVEGFGKFVNVAVLKGDQVKIVNEESRKVRDCPSLINSLMGFSSTTLWSDYPNLLVQLAASMRSHGRGGILLVVPKGKERWRDSIIHPITYDVQPPFSELADLHRKYVEDPNPITWQNQFSSAVHNMAGLTAVDGATIINDRYELLAFGAKIGRAAAGKPVEEILITEPVIGNTANVVHPVQNGGTRHLSAAQFVHDQRDAIALVASQDGRFTIFSWSQCEKIVQAHRVDALLL is encoded by the coding sequence ATGATCACGAATCCCGATATTTTACCCATTGACACAGGCGATTCGGTGCCTGCAACCACCACTTACAAAGCAGCCCGTTCGGTAGCGGGGCTCGTAGCCAGCCATTTCGAGCGGCACCACGAGGCGGTTTCCAAGTACTACGAACAGGAGCTCGCCCCGCGTCCCGACCCGCGCATTATCGAAGCCATCATCGACACCACATTCTGGGCAAGCCTGCGCCGCGAGGAGGGCCGTTCACCCACCGTGTCTATCGCCTACCTGCCGCCAGAAGCTGCCGAACACCCCTTGATTTTTGCCGAAAGGCTCACCCTCACGGCCAACACGCTTACCAAGCTCGCGCCGGCCGTGGAGCGCTCGGGCATACACCTGGGCGTATGGGAGGTGGATGGCGAGCTGCGTATCTGGGGCACCACGCGCGTGATTCCGGGCCTGTGTTTCGTGCTGGAAGTGATCGAGCCGGGAATGCTTGTGGTGAAGCACCGCAGGGTAGAAGGTTTCGGCAAATTTGTGAACGTGGCCGTGCTGAAAGGCGACCAGGTGAAGATCGTGAACGAAGAAAGCCGGAAGGTGAGAGATTGCCCGTCGCTGATCAATTCGCTTATGGGCTTTTCATCCACTACATTATGGAGCGATTACCCGAACCTGCTCGTGCAGCTCGCGGCATCCATGCGCAGCCACGGCCGTGGCGGAATATTGCTGGTGGTGCCCAAAGGCAAGGAACGCTGGCGCGACTCGATCATTCACCCGATTACCTACGATGTGCAGCCGCCTTTCTCGGAACTGGCCGATCTGCACCGTAAATACGTGGAAGATCCCAACCCGATTACCTGGCAAAATCAGTTCAGCTCCGCCGTGCACAATATGGCCGGACTGACGGCCGTGGACGGCGCCACCATTATCAACGACCGTTACGAGCTCCTCGCATTCGGGGCCAAGATAGGCCGGGCGGCGGCCGGTAAGCCGGTGGAAGAAATCCTGATCACCGAGCCGGTGATCGGCAATACGGCCAATGTAGTACACCCGGTGCAGAACGGTGGAACGAGGCATTTGTCGGCCGCGCAGTTTGTACACGATCAGCGCGATGCGATCGCCCTCGTGGCTTCGCAGGATGGCCGTTTTACGATATTTTCATGGTCGCAATGCGAAAAGATCGTGCAGGCCCACCGGGTGGACGCACTGCTGCTATGA